The following nucleotide sequence is from Vulpes lagopus strain Blue_001 chromosome 1, ASM1834538v1, whole genome shotgun sequence.
TGCAGAACGGGGAGCAACGGCGCCTCCCCCCGGAGACGGCCGGAAACTGGTATCCCCCGGAAGTGACTTCACGGCCTCCCGGAAGTGACGGACGGACGCCGGCGGTTCCCGCGACGGTGGAGGGCGAAGTGACCCCTGTGCGGGAGTGAGGCGCCGCCGCGACCATGGGCCGCCAGTTTGGGAACCTGACCCGGATGCGGCATGTGATCACCTACAGTTTGTCGCCCTTCGAGCAGCGCGCCTTCCCGCACTACTTCAGCAAAGGCATCCCCAACGTGCTGCGCCGTACGCGGGCGTGCGCCCTTCGCGTCGTGCCCCCGTTCATAGCGTTTTACCTTGTCTACACATGGGGAACCCAGGAGTTTGAGAAATCCAAGAGGAAGAATCCAGCTGCCTATGAAAATGACAAATGAGCCACTCATATGGATCGTAGTTCCCAGTGTCTGGAAGACTTGAAGAAGTAATAAACTTATTAtggactgcaaaaaaaaaaaaaaaaaaaaaaaaaactactactaTCTACTAGTAGATAGTACTACCCTGGATACCTGGGTGttcagtaccttttttttttttttttttttttttttttacggagAGAGAAGCTACTgatcagcagagagagagagagagagagagagagagagaagcccggagagaggaaagagggaaggtgggagggggctGATGAACAGTGTGTTCAGCTtgaaacagcatttaaaaaaaaacacaaagagctGAAAAGAGGCAAAAGTGACGTCTGTGAAGGTCCTGAGTGGAGAAGTTCTCGCCCTGGCCCCCCGCCAGCCGCCGCAGGAGCCCTGGCCTCCCGGAGCCTTCCTCCCACCTCGGAGGCTGAGAGGAGCAAGGGAGGAGCACCCAgtccaggtggagggaggagcacccagtccaggtggagggaggagcaccGGTCCAGGTGGAGGGTGCTCCTGCTAGAAGGCCCACGGCGGCCCGGTGCCCCGGCGGGAGGGGTGCCCGtgctcccaggccctggcccaggtTAGGGATCCTGTTTTAGACTCAGAGACTAGGGTGTGTGGGTCCAGCTAGAACAGGGCTCCCCCCGCTTGAGTGGCAGAGGATGGGGGGTCAGGGGGGCCTGCAGCCACCTGCAGACTGGGCAGGACGCCTCGCTGCTGGTCCGCGGGGAGGGGATATGCAACGAGCCAGGCACCGCTTCCCACCCAGCCGGCTGGCCGCCGCTCGCTGCCTCCCCGTGCTGTCAACCGTGGGGCCCCCAGCCGGGTCATCAAGGTCTGTCCCCGAGCCTCTCGTCCTTTCCTGCTCTCTTCCCATACCCCGGGTTTAGAGCTGCGCCTCTGTCCCTAAAGCAGAGCAAGCACGTGCCTAGGGATGTCTCAGGCCAGGTTAACACATCTCAGCTCCGAGGCCTCCTCTGCCAACAGGAGAGATTTAAACCTTCAAGGCTGAAAGCCTCAGTGCAGCGGATGAGAGGTAGAGATCGGGTCCGGGAAGGCCAGGTgcacaaaatatctgaaaaggtgaggccttccttccttttgtgctTAGGACCCACTGGGCAGCCAGAAACGACCTCTTctcaaaaaaatcacaatttggaCACGTGACGTTTCAAAAcgctttttttgtttcttgtttggtTTTTTCCTTCTGATCCAGTTATAAAAAATTCCCAACTGGTTACGCCTTTAAGGAAACttttttaacaaaagtaaaaTCTCGTCGCGAGGTGCAAACTTCTCACAAATGGATGGTATCGGACGATAGGATACGAGCACAGTGTTTAGGTCATGCAACTCAGGATAGTCTAGGACAATTCACACGTTTCCCAGGCGCTCCGGGGGCCGAGGTGTAGATGGATCAAGCCTTGCTGCAATGGGAGGGCGCGAACTACTACTAGTAGTACTATCCTAGGgtagtcaggctccctgctgctcaACGCCTGGCAAACCCTGGATAGCCTGACTATCCTagactactactactactactatcacTTTATTACCAtcagtttctctctttatgtctgttaatatttgctttatgtatttaggtgctttGGTGCTGCACGCAGAGATATTTACAATTCTTacatcctcttgttggattgatctctttatcattattgatgtccttctttgtcccttgctacagtctttgttttaaagtctattttgtctgatataagtattgttacttcattttttttccccttccatttaCATGATGAgtgtttttccatcctttcattttcaatctgtatgtgtctttagttCTGAGGTGAatgtcttgtaggcagcatatatatGGGTCTCGGTTTCCTATCCTTTCTGCTACCCTATGTCTTCTGATTGGAGTATTTATTTAAGCCACATacacttaaagtaattattgataagtatgtatttactgccattttaaaatttatcttcttattgtttgtatagttctttttttgtttcttcctttttctctttctccctttctttgtaATTGATGAGCTTTTAGTATCatgtttgacttttttcttttttgtgtatatatccTAGGTTTTGGGATTGTGATTACTGTGACATTATCTATAACATTCTAAAGTAAATATCAGTCCATATTAgtttgatggtcacttaagttcaaACCtattcaggaaaaaggaaaaaaaaaaacagaaaataaaaaaaagattttcctttttctctctgtttcccaCATTTTATGATTAtcttgtcatattttacatctttttatttataattttcttggttttaattaTAGCTATTTCCTTTCCACCTAAAGAAGTCCCTATAACATTTGTCACATGGCTGGTCTAGTGATGATAAACTCCTTTATCTTATCTTTTGTTTGCCTTGGAAATAATTTATCTCATCTTCCaatctgaatgataaccttgctaaGTAGTATATTCTTgattatagggttttttttccctttcagaacTTTGAATATATCTTGTCATTCTCTTTTGCCTTATaatgtttctgctgaaaaatcagctgataaccATATAGGTTTTTCATTGTAGGtgactttttgtttctctcttactGCTTGTGggattctctttttatctttaaccattgaaattttaattattatgtgccaTGGTGTGGACCTCTTTGAGTTCATCTTGTTTAGAATTCTGTTTCTTGGACATGAGGGTCAATTTCCTCTCCTAGGTTAAGGAGGTTTtcaatcattatttcttcaaatatgttttctaaatttttctttctcttctgggacCCTTATAATGTGAATGCTTGTTTATTTAATGCTGTCAAAGAGATTTCTTAATctagcctcatttttttctttttccaagtttttatttaaattccaggttaaaaaaataaaataaataaattccagattgTTGGGGCAcgtggctggttcagtcagtcaaGTATCtatctgttttcagctcaggtcatcccagagtcctgggatccagtcctgttgggctccctgcttggtggggatcctgcttcttcctctccctcagcccctcctcccccatttgtgctttctctctaactctctctctcaaataaataaataaaatctttttaaaaagttccagcTAGTTAATGCACaatgtaatatcagtttcaggtgtagaatttagtgattcatcactaacATACAACACTAAGTGCTCATCAAAAGTGCCTTCACCAATTTAACTCATCCTGCCACCCCACTctcctctagtaaccatcagtttgttctctatagttaagagtttgtttcttggtttctttctcttcccccactcattaaagttcatttgttttgtttcttaaattctgaatATGAattaaatcatatagtatttgtctttaacTAACTGACTTactttgtttagcataatactctctagctccatccacatcactgcaaatggtgagattttcattctttatggTTAATATCCTAGTTTctctatataccacatcttctttatctattcatcagtttttggacatttgagctctttccataatttgcctattgcagataatgctgcCAAAAACATTGGGGtatgtgtatccctttgaatcagtgtttttgttccctttgggtaaatacctagtagtgcaattgctaggataagatagctctatttttaacttttttgaggaacttccacactgtttcccagagtggctgtaccagtttgcata
It contains:
- the LOC121496096 gene encoding cytochrome b-c1 complex subunit 8; protein product: MGRQFGNLTRMRHVITYSLSPFEQRAFPHYFSKGIPNVLRRTRACALRVVPPFIAFYLVYTWGTQEFEKSKRKNPAAYENDK